The genomic window CCATCCCTGGTCCCTTCCTCCTCTCTCACATCTCTCTGGTTCCTAGCCGCATCTTCGATGCAGGACGCGGCCGCTGCTTGATCCACTCCGTACGCAGAGCACACACGCACACAGCACAACACATACACAAATGCTATTGGACCAAACGCACGCAACCACAATAGCCAAAGCATTCCAGTCTCGCGTTGAGAGGAAGAAACGGGCGGGCAGGCAGGTACCTGCACTTGCCGGTGCGCGGCGGCGAGGGCCCTGGAGAGTGGCAACACCCGCTCAATCTGCGCATGCATCTGCTCCTTGCGGTGCTCGACGCCCTCGGCGGCCCTCCGCCTGGCGACGAGGAGCTCGTCCGCGTGCGCCCGCCGCCGCTCGagccgccgcctcagctcgtccagCGCCGCGCCCTGCCGCACCGACTCCCTCCTCACCTGCTCGAGCGCGGCCTCGAGGCGGCGCGCCAGGTGTGCCCGTTCCTCCGGCGATGTAGAGGAGGGTGGAGGTGGCCGAGCGGGTGATAGTGGAAGGCGGgggggcggcggcggagtggggagattggggcggcggcggcggagcggggagATTGGGGCGGCACTGCATCGCTAGACGAGGGAGATAGGGCGACGGNNNNNNNNNNNNNNNNNNNNNNNNNNNNNNNNNNNNNNNNNNNNNNNNNNNNNNNNNNNNNNNNNNNNNNNNNNNNNNNNNNNNNNNNNNNNNNNNNNNNNNNNNNNNNNNNNNNNNNNNNNNNNNNNNNNNNNNNNNNNNNNNNNNNNNNNNNNNNNNNNNNNNNNNNNNNNNNNNNNNNNNNNNNNNNNNNNNNNNNNNNNNNNNNNNNNNNNNNNNNNNNNNNNNNNNNNNNNNNNNNNNNNNNNNNNNNNNNNNNNNNNNNNNNNNNNNNNGGTCGGAGGTGGGCGAAAAAAAAATCTACGAAGGTTAACTTACgaaaaaaaaaccgaacgaaagtggtgggacgaaaattgaccggcggagactaccaactgctgcATTAGGAGTAAAGATAAAGTGGCCTTGTTTAATTACAATAGCATTCGCGCTGCTTTTGTGTCGAGCGAACGAGTTTCGGATCTGACGTGGCAGGACTTCTTGAGCCGAGATGCGTGCATGTTATCCGACGGCAGGCAGGACGTTCGCCGGAACTTGCTACAAATCAGTCGTTCGCCTAATATTTTCCGAAAATAAAATCATGTAACTCTACTACTTAAAAGGAACATAATGTTTTCATTTCACCTCTTTTTCCACCATCCCTTCGTCTAAtatatgataatcaatcatctTAATTTACTTAGCTTCTGAACCAAATTCTATTTTGATTTACGtaccaaacttctaatcaaaataaTAATTCACGGTCAGAATTTTATTAACATTTATTTACATAATCACATTATTATTGACAAGAAGCTAACGTACATAGAATATTTATACCTCGTCACAACGCATGGGCATTGTTCTAGTATATCTAAAAGTTGGGCAGTTTTTTTAAATGTTCACCTTTTAGATGCTTAGAATGATTCGTACTGAGACTATCAACTCGCCAGGGTGCATGCCGCTGCTTGACGGCAACGACCTTCTCGAGGGAGAATCAGGCCAGCGGAGCTCAACAGCAGCAAACAACAACGACGCAAGCATCAGCTGCTCCCCTCCACAGATTATCCGAAGAATACTGAAAAATCCACACCAAGAAATATCGCAAATATGGAATGGTCGCTGGAAGACACCGTGTGGTGAATTGCCATTGACCACAACCCGAGTCTCCGGGGACGGAGAGACGAACCCGCCGTTTTCACTGTCACTGGCAACCCAGGAGCAGAAAGACCGGCAACTACTTGGTCCCTGACAGACACATCTCGAGCGCAGACAGTTTACCAGAGGGAACAGTGCACATTTTTGCACCGCTCGCTCTTCGAATTATCTCAGGCGAGGGAGGAGGCAGAAATCATGGACGACGCCGGCCTGGTGATCGCCGCCGCGTTGACAGGCGGAATCTTCGTCGTGTTGCTCGTCCTGCTCGTCGTCGTCCTTGTCCGGAGGCGGTGGCTGGACCGCGAGGGCGTGGCGTCCGGCCGCGGCTTCGTCCTGTTCGGCGTCTGTTGCCAGGACGGCACCCAGGGCCGGTTCGTCCGGACGTCGTCCCTGGCCAGGAGCCGGCaacgggcggcgcgcggcggcgaggaggcggatgACGAGCCGGACGAGGGCGAGCTCGAGAGGTGGAAGAAGATGTTCGGTGGGCCCACTAGGTGCCTGTCCACGATAGAGGAGGCCACGGAGAAGGGCACGTCGACGGTGGCAACGCCGGCGTTCTGCTCGCCGGCCGCGTCGCCCGACCGAAGAGACGCCAGGGCTGTGCAGACGGCGTCTGCCGGCGTGCTCAAAAGTTGAGACTTGCTTATCTTGCTCTTGTAATTCGTGATGTGCAGTAGTACTACACAaggaaatactccctccatttctaaatataagtcttttagagatttcactatcgactactccctccgttccttttttttcttttgaagtttactacatacaaagcaaaataagtgaatccacactctaaaatatgtctatatacatctgtatgtagtttgtagtggaatctctaaaaagacttacatttcggaacggagggagtactagcaagACATATGCACCACACTAATAAGTCGAGCGATCATGATAGCTTGTTATTTTGCTATACGTAGGGCTAGTAATTTTTTTTCCACATTAATTGAAGTTCTAATTTATCGTACATCAAACTTCTTTTTCTTATAGAAAGGACCCCGATATTCAAACACTAGGAATTTCTTTCTGCTACATGTATTTATAAAGTCTATATGAATGTTTTCTTTTGCAAAAGAAAAGGATTCCAATAATCAGGAAAGATCATTACAATCTCTTGGCAGAGAGTGCGAATTTCATCAGGTCCATTTTACAGCCATAGAGCAGTGCTGAGGTACAGAGTGACCCAAGTGTGCAAGTGGATGGCTGTATAAAGTTTATGAGGGCGTGGATGTTGTTCTCTTGCCCAAAAATTGGTCGTGCCAATTCGATGCAATCACCTTGACCCCGGACAAATCCTTCAAAGCATGCCGGCATCTAGGGCCTCTTTCCCTATGAAGTACCTAGGCCTCCCACTCTCCATTTGGGAACTAAAAAAAGGTGGATTTCCAATATCTAGAAGACAAGGCGGCAGGCAAATTGGTCAGTTGGGCAGGCCAAAACATCACTACTATTGGGCGCGGGAGGCTCTTAAGGACAATGCGTGGATTTTCAAAATCAACATCAACACCGTCGTCACTGGTGGCCACATTCGGGAATTCTTCACCCTTTGGATGCTCGTGCATGATTTCTCCCTTGATGTCCAAGTCGAAGATGGAATCATTTGGAAACACGCGAATGATAGGCTCTACACGGCGGCCACCGCCTATAAGGCTCTGGCTTGACGCTTTCACCCATGGACATCATGGTTTGGAAAGCCNNNNNNNNNNNNNNNNNNNNNNNNNNNNNNNNNNNNNNNNNNNNNNNNNNNNNNNNNNNNNNNNNNNNNNNNNNNNNNNNNNNNNNNNNNNNNNNNNNNNNNNNNNNNNNNNNNNNNNNNNNNNNNNNNNNNNNNNNNNNNNNNNNNNNNNNNNNNNNNNNNNNNNNNNNNNNNNNNNNNNNNNNNNNNNNNNNNNNNNNNNNNNNNNNNNNNNNNNNNNNNNNNNNNNNNNNNNNNNNNNNNNNNNATTCTCATGGTTGGCCCTCCAAGATAGGATTTGGGCCGCCGATAGGTTGGCAAAATGTGGGTGGGCAAATTATTGGCCTTTGCCCACTTTGCAAAAGGGAGCAAGAAATGGGTGCACACCTCTTCTTCAAGTGTCGCTACACACGTCAGCTATGGGGATTGATCATCGCAAAGCTTGGACTCGTGCACATGGACACATCCGCGTGGCATCTTGAGGAATCCATCTATGCTTGGTGGGATCGGCAACCGACAAAAAAAAACCCAATCGACAAGCTATGGAGTCCCTCACAATGCTTGTCTCATGGATAATATGGAATGAGAGAAATGGTCGTGTGTTCCACACAAGAGTGCTCCACCAACTATACTCCTTAATATCATCTTTCAGGAGGCCAAACTTTGGATTATAGCGGGCGTCAAAAAGCTAGGGTCTATTATTTTGTGCGAGtaattgtcatgccatgctttctGGGCACTTTATAAAACTCTATTCTCTCCTTATTTAATCAATGAGGCAAATCTTATGCCTTTGTTTAAAAAAAAGTTTATGAATGTAGTTATA from Triticum aestivum cultivar Chinese Spring chromosome 3B, IWGSC CS RefSeq v2.1, whole genome shotgun sequence includes these protein-coding regions:
- the LOC123065988 gene encoding uncharacterized protein: MDDAGLVIAAALTGGIFVVLLVLLVVVLVRRRWLDREGVASGRGFVLFGVCCQDGTQGRFVRTSSLARSRQRAARGGEEADDEPDEGELERWKKMFGGPTRCLSTIEEATEKGTSTVATPAFCSPAASPDRRDARAVQTASAGVLKS